From one Onychomys torridus chromosome 12, mOncTor1.1, whole genome shotgun sequence genomic stretch:
- the Timmdc1 gene encoding complex I assembly factor TIMMDC1, mitochondrial: MEAPPPAPRSLLCRAWGPLPRVFAAGAVAEDSQGFVEDRELQSYVSEPGSPESGWDRLRQLFDKDEQQRIPKDVEYICKAAISAGIIGWAYGGIPAFIYAKKRYIEQSQGEIYHNRFDAVQNAHRAATRGFIRYGWRWSWRTAVFVTMFNTVNTGLTVYRNKNSLSHFVIAGGVTGGLFRVNLGLRGLVAGGIIGALLGAPMGGLLMALQKYCDETVQERRQKDRQASREQKLEEWKRKLQVTELFPEEIESGLEKVRPEEDVQRIEELRNLPRNPSSPDKQNQD, translated from the exons ATGGAGGCGCCGCCGCCCGCGCCCCGCAGTCTGCTTTGCCGGGCCTGGGGTCCTCTGCCCCGAGTCTTTGCTGCCGGTGCTGTGGCTGAGGATTCCCAAGGCTTTGTGGAGGATCGGGAGCTGCAGTCCTATGTCTCGGAACCCGGTTCCCCGGAATCCGGATGGGACCGCCTCCGGCAGCTGTTTGACAAAGA TGAACAGCAGAGAATTCCAAAGGATGTTGAATATATCTGCAAGGCAGCTATTTCAGCAGGCATCATTGGCTGGGCATATGGAGGAATACCTGCTTTTATTTATGCTAAAAAACGCTACATTGAGCAGAGTCAAGGGGAGATTTATCATAACCGCTTTGATGCTGTG CAAAATGCTCACCGAGCTGCCACGAGGGGCTTCATTCGGTACGGCTGGCGTTGGAGCTGGAGAACTGCAGTGTTCGTGACTATGTTCAA cACAGTGAACACTGGACTAACTGTGTATCGAAATAAAAATTCCTTGAGCCATTTTGTCATTGCTGGAG GTGTCACAGGAGGTCTTTTCAGAGTAAACTTAGGTCTGCGAGGCCTGGTGGCTGGTGGTATAATTGGAGCTTTGTTGGG CGCGCCTATGGGAGGCCTGCTGATGGCGCTTCAGAAGTACTGTGATGAGACCGTtcaggagaggagacagaaggaccGACAGGCTTCCCGTGAGCAGAAACTGGAAGAGTG GAAAAGAAAACTGCAAGTCACCGAGCTCTTCCCTGAGGAGATAGAAAGTGGCTTAGAGAAGGTTCGGCCTGAGGAAGATGTTCAGAGAATCGAGGAGCTGCGAAACCTTCCTAGGAACCCTTCTTCGCCAGATAAACAAAACCAGGACTGA